One Solanum lycopersicum chromosome 4, SLM_r2.1 DNA window includes the following coding sequences:
- the LOC138348129 gene encoding uncharacterized protein yields MSINAPKLRSFVFRGAIQLIHLENVPVLSNVLYAPRELVLEDEDDFVNFFRLFLLSSASAGIFLRSIMDQLKLYQQGFHQFLTECILSDGDYFESVPQEVVDEILASFLDITFNHLRTVKLYDIPLEEVEMQLIKVLLEKSPALAKMVIKPRQMETNKSLNVLAEITKFQRASSKAEVVYLFDYYRYHNSS; encoded by the exons ATGAGTATTAATGCTCCTAAGCTAAGGTCATTTGTCTTTCGTGGCGCTATACAATTAATACATCTTGAAAATGTCCCTGTTCTTTCCAATGTTCTGTATGCACCTAGAGAATTAGTTTTAGAGGACGAAGatgattttgtcaatttttttcgtCTATTCCTGCTCTCGAGTGCTTCAGCTGGGATCTTTTTGAG GTCGATAATGGATCAACTAAAGTTATACCAACAAGGCTTCCATCAGTTCTTAACT GAATGTATCCTTAGTGATGGAGATTATTTCGAATCTGTGCCCCAGGAGGTTGTTGATGAGATTCTTGCGAGCTTTTTGGATATCACATTTAATCATCTGAGGACAGTTAAGCTTTATGATATACCATTAGAAGAGGTTGAAATGCAGCTTATCAAGGTTTTATTAGAAAAGTCTCCAGCACTGGCGAAAATGGTAATCAAGCCTCGTCAAATGGAAACTAACAAATCTCTCAACGTACTTGCGGAGATAACAAAGTTTCAACGGGCATCATCTAAAGCAGAAGTTGTGTATCTTTTTGATTATTATCGTTATCACAATTCTTCTTAA